A single Myxococcales bacterium DNA region contains:
- a CDS encoding acetyl-CoA acetyltransferase has product MATGIRDQVAIIGMGCTRFGERWESGAEELMVEAFNEGVADAGIDRREIQAAWLSTCMEETSIGKSASALAVALRLPRIAVTRVENYCASGTEAFRGAVYAVASGAYDICLALGVEKLKDTGYGGLPNQGANSGSLNWQWMPNLTAPGAFALLASAYTAKHRIPDAELKRAMAMVSVKSHENAALNPKAHLRKKITVDQALSAPIIAHPLGLFDCCGVSDGAACALVTTVAKAREMGCKNPVVVKALQLALSNGEEMSFSGWDGDHFLTTDKASTLAYQEAGIQRPREEISLLEVHDCFSITELVTYEDLHISERGQAVRDIQDGFYTLRGNGVPCQPDGGLKCFGHPIGASGLRMIYEVYKQLLGKAGERQLENPRFGLTHNLGGLPFLNVCSIAILGRDEPKRHAVLDYRPTREEQAPLESA; this is encoded by the coding sequence ATGGCGACGGGAATCCGGGATCAAGTGGCGATCATCGGCATGGGTTGCACGCGCTTCGGCGAGCGCTGGGAATCAGGGGCCGAGGAACTGATGGTGGAGGCCTTCAACGAAGGCGTGGCGGACGCCGGCATCGACCGGCGGGAAATCCAGGCCGCCTGGCTGAGCACCTGCATGGAAGAGACGAGCATCGGCAAAAGCGCGTCCGCCCTGGCGGTGGCCTTGCGCCTGCCGCGCATCGCGGTGACCCGCGTCGAAAACTATTGCGCCAGCGGCACCGAAGCGTTTCGCGGCGCGGTCTACGCGGTCGCTTCCGGCGCCTACGACATCTGCCTGGCGCTGGGCGTGGAAAAGCTGAAGGACACCGGCTACGGCGGCTTGCCCAACCAGGGCGCAAATTCCGGGTCGCTCAACTGGCAGTGGATGCCCAACCTGACCGCGCCGGGGGCCTTCGCGCTGCTCGCCTCGGCCTACACCGCCAAACATCGGATTCCGGACGCGGAACTGAAGCGCGCCATGGCGATGGTTTCGGTGAAAAGCCACGAAAACGCCGCGCTCAATCCCAAGGCGCACCTGCGAAAAAAAATCACCGTCGACCAGGCATTAAGCGCGCCGATCATCGCCCACCCGCTCGGCCTGTTCGACTGCTGCGGGGTCAGTGACGGCGCCGCCTGCGCCCTGGTGACCACCGTCGCCAAGGCCAGGGAAATGGGCTGCAAAAATCCGGTGGTGGTCAAAGCCCTGCAACTGGCGCTGAGCAACGGCGAGGAAATGTCGTTCAGCGGCTGGGACGGCGATCACTTTCTCACCACCGACAAGGCCAGCACCCTCGCGTATCAGGAAGCCGGCATCCAGCGCCCGCGCGAGGAAATCAGCCTGCTGGAAGTCCACGATTGCTTTTCGATCACGGAGCTGGTGACTTACGAGGATCTGCACATCTCCGAACGCGGCCAAGCCGTGCGGGACATCCAGGACGGGTTCTATACCCTGCGCGGCAACGGCGTCCCCTGCCAGCCGGACGGCGGCCTGAAATGTTTCGGCCACCCGATCGGCGCGTCGGGCCTGCGGATGATCTACGAGGTCTACAAGCAACTGCTGGGAAAGGCCGGCGAGCGCCAGCTCGAAAATCCGCGGTTCGGCCTGACCCACAATCTCGGCGGCCTGCCGTTCCTCAACGTCTGCAGCATCGCGATCCTCGGCCGTGACGAGCCGAAGCGACACGCGGTGCTCGATTATCGCCCAACGCGGGAAGAGCAAGCCCCGCTCGAATCGGCCTGA
- a CDS encoding 3-hydroxy-3-methylglutaryl CoA synthase, translating into MVGIVASGGYVPRLRLNRASAVQQFGWFAPAIMMAAQGERSFGNWDEDSLTMAVAAARDCLIGRSPAEVDALYLGSTTLPFADRSNAGIVKEALALRDDILAADFTSCQKAGTTALITALETVAQKSRRAVLVAAADQRLTKTANFNELWFGDGAAAFLVGDGDVMAEYGGSFSVTHDFVDHYRAADKTFDYYWEERWLREEGYGRIVPEAVNGLLKKLGLTAADIDRLIFPCLFKAEHRQIAGRLGVPPEKAADTLFAVCGETGAAHPLLMLAGALENAKPGERLVVAGFGQGCDALLFRVTDRPAFPAGRKGLQGSLANRRETDNHAKYLVFRDLVQTEMGIRAEAPTQTAMTALWRKRRMLHALIGGRCTQCGTVQFPKMDLCVNPQCLAQHSQEEYRFADKPARIKSFTGDLLAVSVDPPAIYGMIEFEGGGRMMADFTDCELADLSVGQPVTMAFRRRLKDRQRGFYGYFWKAVPLPPDRSAPAAPASELSVAEVFALMQAGFRADKATGLDVVFQYRISGAAGGKWHIVVREGACTIHEGEHPSPTTVLSMADRDFVAIAIGKLNAMEAFSGGKLKIDGDLMKSQLIGKLFRLEVK; encoded by the coding sequence ATGGTGGGAATCGTCGCGTCCGGCGGTTATGTGCCGCGCTTGCGTCTGAATCGCGCCAGTGCCGTCCAGCAATTCGGTTGGTTTGCACCGGCCATCATGATGGCCGCGCAAGGCGAACGCTCGTTCGGCAACTGGGACGAGGACAGTCTGACCATGGCGGTTGCGGCCGCGCGCGACTGCCTGATCGGCCGCTCGCCGGCCGAGGTGGATGCGCTGTACCTGGGTTCCACGACGTTGCCCTTCGCCGACCGGTCCAACGCCGGCATCGTCAAGGAAGCGCTGGCGCTGCGCGATGATATCCTGGCCGCCGATTTCACCTCGTGCCAGAAAGCCGGCACCACCGCCCTGATCACCGCCCTGGAAACCGTGGCGCAAAAAAGCCGCCGCGCCGTCTTGGTGGCCGCCGCCGATCAGCGCCTGACCAAGACCGCCAACTTCAACGAACTGTGGTTCGGCGACGGCGCCGCGGCCTTTCTGGTCGGCGACGGCGACGTCATGGCCGAATACGGCGGCTCATTTTCCGTGACGCACGATTTCGTCGACCATTACCGGGCCGCCGACAAGACCTTCGACTATTACTGGGAAGAACGCTGGCTACGTGAAGAAGGTTACGGGCGGATCGTTCCAGAGGCGGTCAACGGTTTGCTGAAAAAACTGGGGCTGACCGCCGCGGACATCGACCGGCTCATCTTTCCGTGCCTTTTCAAGGCCGAACACCGCCAGATCGCGGGGCGCCTGGGCGTGCCGCCGGAAAAAGCGGCCGACACCCTTTTCGCGGTCTGCGGCGAAACCGGCGCGGCCCACCCGCTGCTGATGCTCGCCGGCGCGCTCGAAAACGCCAAACCGGGCGAACGGCTGGTCGTGGCGGGCTTCGGCCAGGGTTGCGACGCCCTACTGTTCCGCGTGACGGATCGGCCGGCGTTTCCGGCGGGACGAAAGGGGCTGCAAGGCTCGCTGGCCAATCGCCGGGAAACCGACAATCACGCCAAGTACCTGGTGTTCCGCGACCTGGTGCAAACCGAAATGGGCATCCGCGCCGAAGCGCCGACCCAGACGGCGATGACCGCGCTCTGGCGGAAGCGACGCATGCTGCACGCCTTGATCGGCGGCCGGTGCACACAATGCGGCACGGTGCAATTCCCGAAAATGGATCTGTGCGTCAATCCGCAATGTCTGGCGCAACATTCACAGGAGGAATATCGCTTCGCCGACAAGCCGGCCCGTATTAAATCCTTTACCGGCGACCTGCTGGCGGTCTCCGTCGATCCGCCGGCCATCTACGGCATGATCGAATTCGAAGGCGGCGGCCGGATGATGGCCGATTTCACCGACTGCGAGCTTGCCGATCTGTCCGTCGGCCAACCGGTAACGATGGCCTTCCGCCGCCGCTTGAAAGACCGGCAACGCGGCTTTTACGGCTACTTCTGGAAGGCTGTGCCGCTACCGCCGGACCGATCCGCGCCGGCGGCGCCGGCGTCGGAATTGTCGGTGGCCGAGGTGTTCGCCCTGATGCAGGCCGGTTTCCGGGCCGACAAGGCAACCGGTTTGGACGTGGTTTTCCAATACCGGATCAGCGGCGCGGCGGGCGGCAAGTGGCACATCGTCGTCCGCGAGGGCGCCTGCACGATCCACGAAGGCGAGCATCCCTCGCCGACGACCGTGCTTTCCATGGCGGATCGGGATTTCGTGGCGATCGCCATCGGCAAGCTCAACGCGATGGAGGCGTTCAGCGGCGGCAAATTGAAAATCGACGGCGACCTGATGAAATCGCAACTCATCGGCAAATTGTTCCGGCTGGAAGTGAAGTAG
- the ychF gene encoding redox-regulated ATPase YchF, whose translation MDLTVIGLGGCGKSTLLAALSGQAAHGAPAVTIKVPDKRVDKLSAFYKPKKTTYAEIRAREAAWPSGAESKRKSEIDRYLDQIKGSNLFLHVLRDCATPLATDPPDARRDLEKLDGEMIFADLVTCERLIEREHVQPMDAARKAAVHRAKERLESETPLWASQWDENELNSLAGLNLITLTPQLLVVNVEEGRTEAPALPAEKLHGRHVVPVCLKIAAEVATLPAEDQQAFAAEMGLGEPAAHTIAREAYRQLNLISFFTVGEDEVRAWSVPAGTNAQKAAGRIHSDLERGFIRAEIVPYETHMQLGTLKACRDAGKLQLEGKGYLLNDGEIMHVRFNV comes from the coding sequence ATGGATTTGACGGTGATCGGTCTGGGCGGTTGCGGGAAATCGACGCTGCTGGCGGCGTTGTCGGGCCAGGCGGCGCACGGCGCGCCGGCGGTGACGATCAAGGTGCCCGACAAGCGAGTCGATAAGCTGTCGGCTTTCTACAAGCCGAAAAAAACCACTTACGCCGAAATCCGGGCCCGCGAGGCGGCCTGGCCGTCCGGCGCCGAAAGCAAGCGCAAAAGCGAGATCGACCGCTACCTCGACCAGATCAAGGGCTCCAACCTCTTTCTGCACGTGCTGCGCGACTGCGCCACGCCACTGGCGACCGACCCGCCCGACGCCCGCCGCGACCTGGAAAAGCTCGACGGCGAGATGATCTTCGCCGACCTGGTGACCTGCGAGCGGCTCATCGAGCGCGAGCACGTGCAGCCCATGGACGCGGCGCGCAAGGCGGCCGTGCACCGCGCCAAGGAACGGCTCGAAAGCGAAACGCCCCTCTGGGCGAGCCAGTGGGACGAAAACGAATTGAACTCGCTGGCCGGCCTGAACCTCATCACCCTGACGCCGCAACTGCTGGTCGTCAACGTCGAGGAAGGCCGGACCGAGGCGCCCGCGCTGCCGGCCGAAAAACTGCACGGCCGCCATGTCGTGCCCGTGTGCCTGAAAATCGCCGCCGAGGTGGCCACGCTGCCGGCGGAGGATCAGCAGGCCTTCGCCGCCGAAATGGGCCTGGGCGAACCGGCGGCGCACACCATCGCCCGCGAAGCCTACCGGCAACTGAATCTGATCAGCTTCTTTACCGTGGGCGAGGACGAGGTGCGCGCCTGGTCGGTGCCGGCCGGCACCAACGCGCAGAAGGCCGCCGGCCGCATCCACTCGGACCTCGAACGCGGGTTCATCCGCGCCGAAATCGTGCCCTACGAAACCCACATGCAGTTGGGCACGCTCAAGGCCTGCCGCGACGCCGGCAAACTGCAATTGGAGGGGAAGGGCTATCTCCTCAACGACGGGGAGATCATGCACGTGCGGTTCAACGTGTAG
- a CDS encoding HAMP domain-containing histidine kinase: MKAHRSLLAKIILWSFVNLFVLGALVFGFFNLQFHLGPESPFGGPPEDPVLAIGRLLTRELSAADRENWDKIFTEFAGTYGVTFTLLTPEGDYLGGDRQAIPPAVREKIMTCPRGMGRGMGMGMGMARRGHPGGMPEPLPDSPQGRFMQRHSRFSLRTTNPTRYWVGQLYPVVLDRENLPQPAFLLAVSDSMTGHGLFFNPTPWIVIALAIVLISFLLWAPFVRNLTRPLTQMTDATAAIARGQFEVNLPARRRDEIGRLGQAINDMAARLAGFVKGQKRFLGDVAHELASPIARINLGLSILEQRVDEPHRERVREVLEEVQQLSNLVNELLSFSRAEMNPAKVRLESVELAPIVRRIVPREGGEGCDIRVAVDEEIRVQGDPELLARALANVLRNAVRYAGEAGPIFIEARQRNGEVEWTVRDSGKGVPPDSLGRLFEPFFRPEASRGRDTGGVGLGLAIVKTCVQACGGTVGAQNLQPAGFAVTMTLKAG; the protein is encoded by the coding sequence ATGAAAGCGCACCGCTCGCTGCTGGCCAAGATCATTTTGTGGTCCTTCGTCAACCTCTTCGTTCTCGGCGCGCTCGTCTTCGGCTTTTTCAACCTGCAATTTCACCTCGGCCCCGAGTCCCCGTTCGGCGGCCCGCCCGAAGATCCGGTACTGGCGATCGGCCGCCTGCTGACCCGCGAACTGAGCGCCGCCGACCGCGAGAACTGGGATAAAATTTTTACCGAATTCGCCGGCACCTACGGCGTGACCTTCACCTTGCTCACGCCCGAAGGCGATTACCTCGGCGGCGACCGGCAGGCGATTCCGCCGGCGGTCAGGGAAAAGATCATGACGTGCCCGCGCGGTATGGGACGGGGCATGGGCATGGGAATGGGTATGGCGCGGCGGGGCCATCCGGGTGGAATGCCGGAACCGTTGCCGGACTCGCCGCAGGGCCGGTTCATGCAGCGGCACTCGCGTTTTTCCCTGCGGACGACAAACCCGACGCGTTATTGGGTGGGCCAGTTGTATCCGGTGGTACTGGACCGCGAGAACCTGCCGCAACCGGCTTTCCTCCTGGCGGTTTCGGATTCGATGACCGGCCACGGGTTGTTTTTCAACCCCACGCCCTGGATCGTCATCGCCCTGGCGATCGTGCTGATTTCGTTTTTGCTCTGGGCGCCCTTCGTGCGCAATCTGACCCGGCCGCTGACCCAGATGACCGACGCGACGGCGGCGATCGCCCGCGGCCAATTCGAGGTCAACCTTCCCGCGCGGCGGCGCGACGAGATCGGTCGCCTCGGCCAGGCCATTAACGACATGGCGGCCCGCCTGGCCGGCTTCGTGAAAGGGCAGAAGCGATTTCTCGGCGACGTCGCCCACGAACTGGCCTCGCCGATCGCGCGGATCAACCTCGGCCTGAGCATCCTGGAGCAGCGCGTCGACGAACCGCACCGTGAGCGCGTCCGCGAGGTACTGGAAGAAGTGCAGCAGCTTTCGAATCTGGTCAACGAGCTATTGTCGTTCTCGCGCGCCGAAATGAACCCCGCGAAGGTGCGGCTCGAAAGCGTCGAACTGGCGCCGATCGTCCGGCGGATCGTGCCGCGCGAGGGCGGCGAGGGGTGCGACATCCGCGTGGCCGTCGACGAGGAAATCCGCGTCCAGGGCGATCCCGAACTGCTGGCGCGCGCCCTGGCCAACGTGCTGCGCAACGCGGTCCGCTATGCCGGCGAGGCGGGGCCGATCTTCATCGAGGCGCGGCAACGGAATGGCGAAGTGGAATGGACGGTGCGCGATTCGGGCAAGGGCGTGCCGCCCGACAGCCTCGGCCGACTTTTCGAGCCGTTTTTCCGGCCGGAAGCGTCGCGCGGCCGCGACACGGGTGGAGTCGGCCTGGGGCTGGCCATCGTCAAAACCTGCGTCCAGGCCTGCGGCGGCACGGTCGGCGCGCAAAACCTGCAACCGGCCGGATTCGCGGTAACGATGACTTTGAAAGCGGGTTGA
- a CDS encoding long-chain fatty acid--CoA ligase → MPDRTLVSVIAAKCQEIPGSIAQRHKQTGTWQDITYGELLARAEEIAAGLVDLGMQVGDRIALLSNNSVEWGHCDLGILFAGGVTVAIYPTSIQREVAYILENSESRLIFVEDANQLEKAVQARQANPRVEKAVVMNGPVPAGDFALSLATLREKGRALLARDREALGRIEARLRPEDLATIIYTSGTTGPPKGVMLTHKNILFVIDAVLDTTPDTTDFKLTLSFLPLSHSLERVGGHFLPLTTGRTIAYAESLDKLGDNFREVRPDIAIAVPRVFEKIYSRINETLREMPERRRKIFRWAVGVGREAIRYRQKNQPLPFGLALRHRLADRLVFRKLRAVLGGRMKYFVSGGAPLDANIAEFFSAVGIIVLEGWGATETAAPATVNRLDNFVFGSVGLPLPGVEVKVAEDGELLVRGAGVCTGYWKMPAQSAETFDAEGWYHTGDVGRIAGDGFVYITDRKKELIITSAGKNISPQNIENKLKLSPFVSNVMTIGDRRNYVTALVTLDAEAVNKQLGTGGLDHAALAARADVRQLIQAEIDRVNADLPRYETIKKFRIPPADFTVEMDDLSPTLKLKRRNITARHQALIDEMYE, encoded by the coding sequence ATGCCGGACCGTACCCTGGTATCCGTGATCGCCGCCAAATGCCAGGAAATCCCGGGCAGCATCGCCCAACGCCACAAGCAGACCGGAACCTGGCAGGACATCACCTACGGCGAATTGCTGGCGCGAGCCGAGGAAATCGCCGCCGGATTGGTCGACCTCGGAATGCAGGTCGGCGACCGGATCGCCTTGCTCTCCAACAACAGCGTCGAATGGGGGCATTGCGACCTCGGGATTCTGTTCGCCGGCGGCGTGACGGTGGCGATCTATCCCACGTCCATCCAGCGCGAGGTGGCTTACATTCTCGAAAATTCCGAGTCGCGGCTGATCTTCGTCGAAGACGCCAATCAACTGGAAAAGGCGGTGCAGGCGCGGCAGGCCAATCCGCGGGTGGAAAAAGCCGTGGTGATGAACGGCCCGGTTCCGGCGGGCGATTTTGCGCTGTCTCTCGCAACGCTGCGCGAAAAGGGCCGCGCCTTGCTCGCGCGGGATCGGGAGGCGCTCGGGCGGATCGAGGCGCGCCTGCGGCCCGAGGACCTGGCGACGATCATCTACACCAGCGGCACCACGGGTCCGCCCAAGGGCGTCATGCTGACCCACAAAAATATTTTGTTCGTGATCGACGCCGTTCTGGACACCACGCCGGACACCACCGATTTCAAGCTGACCCTGAGCTTTTTGCCGCTGTCGCACAGCCTGGAGAGGGTCGGCGGGCATTTCCTGCCGCTGACCACCGGGCGGACGATCGCCTACGCCGAAAGCCTGGACAAGCTCGGCGACAATTTCCGCGAGGTGCGGCCGGACATCGCCATCGCGGTGCCGCGAGTGTTCGAAAAAATTTATTCGCGAATTAATGAAACCTTACGCGAAATGCCCGAGCGCCGGCGCAAAATCTTTCGCTGGGCGGTCGGCGTCGGCCGCGAGGCGATCCGCTACCGGCAGAAGAATCAACCGTTGCCGTTCGGCCTGGCGCTGCGGCACCGACTGGCCGACCGGCTGGTGTTTCGCAAATTGCGCGCTGTGCTCGGCGGGCGGATGAAATATTTCGTTTCGGGCGGCGCGCCGCTCGACGCCAACATCGCCGAATTCTTTTCCGCCGTCGGCATCATCGTATTGGAGGGCTGGGGCGCCACGGAGACCGCCGCGCCGGCGACGGTGAACCGGCTCGACAACTTCGTTTTCGGTTCGGTCGGCCTGCCGCTGCCAGGCGTGGAGGTGAAAGTGGCCGAGGACGGCGAACTGCTGGTGCGCGGCGCCGGCGTTTGCACCGGTTACTGGAAAATGCCCGCCCAAAGCGCCGAGACTTTCGACGCCGAGGGCTGGTACCACACCGGCGACGTCGGCCGGATCGCCGGCGACGGTTTCGTCTACATCACCGACCGCAAGAAGGAGTTGATCATCACTTCGGCCGGCAAGAACATCTCGCCGCAGAACATCGAAAACAAGCTGAAACTGTCGCCCTTCGTCTCCAACGTCATGACCATCGGCGACCGGCGCAATTACGTCACGGCGCTGGTGACCCTCGACGCGGAGGCGGTCAACAAGCAGCTCGGCACCGGCGGGCTCGATCACGCGGCGCTGGCGGCGCGCGCGGATGTCCGGCAATTGATTCAGGCGGAAATCGACCGGGTCAACGCCGATCTGCCGCGCTACGAAACGATCAAGAAATTTCGGATTCCGCCCGCCGATTTCACGGTGGAAATGGACGACCTGTCGCCGACGCTCAAGCTCAAGCGGCGCAACATCACGGCCCGCCACCAAGCGTTGATTGACGAAATGTACGAATGA
- a CDS encoding glycosyltransferase, which yields MATEEPIPRLSLIVPVRNEEQNLPELLARLAELRASFGEPFEVVAVDDGSRDGSLAVLQEAARRLPFLRIESLSPSGGMGAALLHGSQRAGGRYLVWCMADLSDRLADVAALVRRLDEGCDLVLASRAIPGGGYGNLGRFKSFGSRCFSRLARRVYRVPAHDLTNAFRSMTRELLFSLDLESRDFAISPELVIRAHRAGARLAEVPTVYSFRRAGQSDFRLFRMGWKYLRLLWRLRGATR from the coding sequence ATGGCGACCGAAGAACCGATCCCGCGACTCTCGCTCATCGTTCCCGTGCGCAACGAGGAGCAGAACCTGCCGGAACTGCTGGCCCGGTTGGCGGAGCTGCGCGCTTCGTTCGGCGAGCCGTTCGAGGTTGTAGCGGTCGACGACGGCAGCCGGGACGGCAGCCTCGCCGTTTTGCAGGAAGCGGCGCGGCGCCTGCCTTTCCTGCGGATCGAATCGCTGTCACCCAGCGGCGGCATGGGCGCGGCGCTGCTGCACGGTTCCCAGCGGGCCGGCGGCCGGTACCTCGTCTGGTGTATGGCCGACCTGTCCGACCGCCTGGCCGACGTGGCCGCGCTGGTGCGCCGGTTGGATGAGGGCTGCGACCTGGTGCTGGCCTCGCGGGCGATCCCCGGTGGCGGCTACGGCAACCTCGGGCGGTTCAAGTCGTTCGGTTCCCGTTGTTTCTCGCGGCTGGCGCGCCGCGTCTACCGCGTGCCCGCGCACGACCTGACCAACGCCTTCCGTAGCATGACGCGCGAATTGCTGTTTTCGCTCGACCTGGAAAGCCGCGACTTCGCGATTTCGCCGGAACTGGTCATCCGCGCGCACCGCGCCGGGGCGCGGCTCGCCGAGGTGCCGACAGTTTATTCGTTCCGCCGGGCGGGTCAGAGCGACTTTCGCCTGTTTCGCATGGGCTGGAAATATCTGCGGCTGTTGTGGCGTCTGCGCGGCGCTACACGTTGA
- a CDS encoding winged helix-turn-helix transcriptional regulator produces the protein IRRATPVAPAAPAAAPAERPLVFGELRIEPSSHAVWLRGSPLELTPIEYDLLLTLARAAGRVLSRDQLLDAVAGREYEVFDRSIDVHISYLRRKLGDDPKSPTYIKTVRAAGYLFRDETEGR, from the coding sequence CATCCGCCGCGCCACGCCCGTCGCGCCCGCCGCGCCCGCCGCCGCGCCGGCCGAGCGGCCGCTGGTGTTCGGCGAATTGCGGATCGAGCCTTCGTCGCATGCCGTCTGGCTACGCGGCTCGCCCTTGGAATTGACGCCGATCGAATACGACCTGCTGCTCACCCTGGCGCGGGCTGCCGGCCGGGTGCTGTCGCGCGATCAACTGCTCGACGCCGTCGCCGGGCGCGAATACGAGGTCTTCGACCGTTCGATCGACGTGCACATCTCCTACCTACGGCGCAAGCTCGGCGACGACCCGAAAAGCCCGACCTACATTAAAACCGTTCGCGCCGCCGGCTACCTGTTCCGGGACGAAACGGAGGGCCGATGA
- the trxC gene encoding thioredoxin TrxC: protein MAETVRCPGCGAPNRAPLDSLRDGKAHCGNCKAALAMPAKPVETTDKLFESEVLKGELPVLVDFWASWCAPCRMMAPVLEQFAAKHAGRVKVVKLDTEAYPQTAAPYNVQSIPLLLLFKNGQVVKQVVGAMLLARLEAELAGMI from the coding sequence ATGGCGGAAACGGTTCGTTGTCCCGGTTGCGGCGCGCCCAATCGCGCACCGTTGGATTCGCTACGCGACGGCAAGGCGCATTGCGGCAATTGCAAGGCGGCGCTGGCCATGCCGGCCAAACCAGTCGAAACCACCGACAAGCTTTTCGAATCCGAGGTCCTGAAGGGCGAGTTGCCCGTGCTGGTCGATTTCTGGGCTTCCTGGTGCGCGCCGTGCCGGATGATGGCGCCGGTGCTCGAGCAGTTCGCAGCCAAGCACGCCGGCCGTGTCAAGGTGGTCAAATTGGATACCGAGGCGTATCCGCAAACCGCCGCGCCGTACAACGTCCAGTCGATTCCCCTGCTGCTGTTGTTCAAGAACGGGCAGGTGGTCAAGCAGGTCGTCGGCGCCATGCTGCTGGCGCGCCTGGAAGCCGAGTTGGCGGGAATGATTTGA